The DNA window TCGAAAATGAGGGTTTGGATGACGCCATCTGTTTGCAGGTTCACTGTGTTCTTTTGCGAAGGCAGGAAGTCTATCAGCAGGGCGTTGTGAATGCGAGTGCGGGGTTTGAGTTTCGTGCCGGCGATTTCCTGGAGGATGACGACGCTGTCGGCGTCGGCCTTCACGCCCACCCATTGCAGCGGCAGGCGTTTGTTATCCGGACCGGCGAGCTGGAACTGCTTTTCGACGTAGCGGCGCAGCGGCTGTTCGCTGTCCGCCTGGCCCAGGTCGAAACTGCGGCCGTACAGATTGGCGAGCAAGGTGGAAACATCGTGCGACGTGTAGGTGTGCACGATCTCCGTGTTGCCGGTACGGTCGTTGTAGCTGATATCGGCTATGCCCATGTGAAAATTATGGGCGCCGGCCGCCGTGCAGGCGAGTGCCATCACGGCGGCGGCCAACGTGCGTAAGGCGCGCAGCGTCATTCGCCCGCCGCGTCCTTGTCGCCGGTTTCCTTGCCCGACTTGTCGTCCTTGCCCTTGAGCGGCGTATTAAAGTCGCGCATCAGGTTATTGCGGTCACGTTCGGTCTTGAACAGCTCCACGCGCGACTGCGTCGGCTTGCGCGGCCAGGCGTTGTTGCTGGTGTCGATGTCGGCGGTTTCCCAATACGGGTCCTGCACCAGACCGACCATCGGCTCGTCGGTGACGATCAACTTGGTGATCTTCTTCGGCGAGAAGCGCCACACTTCGGCGGGAACGCGCTCGATGTACTTCTTGCCGCTCTTGAGTTCAATCTCCAGCACCAGCGGCATCACCAGGCCGCCGATGTTCGAGAAGTCCACCAGATACAGGTGCTTGCCCTGGTCCAGCAGCTTCTTCTCCCACGGCTCCAGCTTCTCGATCGCTTCCGCGTAGCTGTTGCGGTCCTTGTTGGTGACGGTGAACTCGTCATGCTCGTTGTAGAAATCCTTCAGCTCCGGATGGCTGTCCAGCCGCTTGGGCATGGCCTTGTTCAAGCGCTGCGACACCGAAACCGGCTCCGCCTCCTTCTGCGCCTTCTTCCAGGCCTTTTCCTTTTCCGGGTCCTTGGTGCTCACACCGTATTCGCTGATGCCGTCGACACTGATGTCGACCGCGTCGGTGGTGTAGAACCAGCCGCGCCAGAACCAGTCAAGGTCGGTGCCGGAGGCGTCTTCCATCGTGCGGAAGAAATCGGCCGGGGTGGGGCGCTTGAACTTCCAGCGGTTGGCGTACTCCTTGAAGGCGTAGTCGAACAATTCACGTCCCAGGATGGTCTCGCGCAGGATGTTGAGCGCGGTGGCAGGCTTGGCGTAGGCGTTGTTCCCGAACTGCAGCAGCGACTCCGAGTTGGTCATGATCGGCACCTGGTTCTGGCTGCGCATGTAGTCAACGATGTTGCGCGGCTCGCCGCGGCGCGACGGATAGTCCTGCTCCCACGCCTGTTCGGCCAGGTATTGCACGAAGGTGTTCAGGCCTTCATCCATCCAGGTCCACTGGCGCTCGTCCGAGTTGATGATCATCGGGTAGTAGTTGTGGCCCACCTCGTGGATGATCACGCCGATCAGGCCATACTTGGTCTGCTGCGACCAGGTCAGCGCGCCGGTCTTCTTGTCCTTGGTCGGACGCGGACCGTTGAACGAGATCATTGGGTATTCCATGCCGCCCACCGGGCCGTTGACCGAGATCGCCGTTGGATACGGGTAGTCGAAGCTGTACTTGTTGTACTGCTCGATGGTGTGGATGATGGCCTGGGTGCTGTACTGGCCCCACAACGGATTGCCTTCCTTCGGATAGTAGGACATCGCCATCACGTTGCTGCCGTCCTTTTTGTAGCCCTGCGCGTCCCAGATGAATTTGCGGCTAGACGCCCACGCGAAGTCGCGCACGTTGGCGGCCTTGTAGTGCCAGGTCTTGGTGGCGGTGCTGACCGATTTCTCCGCCTTCTCCGCTTCTTCCTGGGTGACGATGAGTACCGGCTTGGTGGCGGTCTTCGCCTTGGACAGGCGGTCGCGCTGTGCCGCGCTCAGTACCTCGCCGGGATTTTGCAGGTCGCCGGTGGAGGCGACCACGTGGTCGGCCGGGACGGTCAACTGGACGTCGTAGTCGCCGAATTCCAGCGTGAACTCGCCGGCGCCGAGGAACTGTTTGTGCTGCCAGCCCGTCACGTCGTAATAGGCCGCCATGCGCGGGAACCATTGGGCGATTTCGAACAGGTCGTTCTTGTCTTCCTCGAAGCTCTCGTAGCCGGAACGGCCGCCGAGCACTTTTTGCTCGTTGATGTTGTAGGACCAGTCGATATTGAAGGCGTAGCTCTGACCCGGTTTCAATGGCGTTGGCAGGTCGATGCGCATCATCGTGCGGTTGATCACGTACTTCAGCGGCTGGCCGCCGGCGCTCACGCTCTTGATCTTGAAGCCGCCGTCGAAGTCACGGCCCGCCAGCACACCGCGCAAACCTTCGAACTTGTAGCCGTCGTCCGGCGTCGGCGGCTTGGTCCACGCTTCGCGCGACGGCTGCGTCATCATCATGCGCGCATCGGAGTCTTTTTTGTAGATGTTCTGGTCCAGCTGCACCCACAGGTAGCTGAGCGTATCGGGGGACTTGTTGTGGTAGCGGATTTGCTCGCTGCCGGTGAGCGAACGTTTGGCTTCGTCCAGGGTGGCGCGGATGGTGTAGTCCGCGCGCTGCTGCCAGTAGGCGGCGCCGGGGGCGCCGGAGGCGGTGCGGTAGGTGTTGGCGCTGGGGAGAACCTCGTCCAGCTGGCGGAACTTGTCATCGAAAGGTTCCGCCGCGAATGCGGACACCGTCAAGCAAATGGCGACGAAGCCGAATGTTTTGCGCATATTCTGTGTTCCTGATCTTTGTCAGAAGAAAAGGAACTAGTGTATAGCAAGTTTTCAAAGTATCACCGGCAGATACAATAAAATACAATCGATGATACGGTTTATATTATTTACGTGAACCGTGCTCGCCGCCGCCTGTTTTGGTCAGTGTTTTTTTTGCATCTGGGCGTCCTGGAACTGGAAGCGGGCGTCGTCGTTGGCGGTGACGGCGCGCGATGTCGCGTCCAGGTGCATCACGCGGGAACCCGCGCCGCTGCTGGCTTGAGGCCATTCCGGCAGGCCCGCGCCATTCGGATTGCCGGTCTTGATGAAGTTGGCGAAGTAGCCTTGCATCACGGTCGACAGTGCGCGGTCTTCGTCGGTCCACGCATATACTTTATTCAGGTTCAGGTTACCCATGGCGTATTCGATTTCGGCCGAGTGGGCTGCGCCCTGGTCGCCGGGACGTGGGCGGCTGTAGTAATAACGATACACAGGCTTGCCGCTGGTGCGGGCGTGCGTGTCGATCCACTTCCAGGTACCGTAGTTGATGAAGCGGTCGCTTGCCAGCGCGGTTGCCGCTTGGGCGACGTCGCCGCTGTAGGCCTGCTGCGCGGCCGCCGCTTGGTCGCCGTAGAGTTTTTGCAGCGCGGCGGCGAAGTTCTCGGTCGTCGGCTCGCTATCGCCCAGGATCTGCTTGTAGTGGCCTTCTTGCGAATTCCAGCCTGCCAGCAGCGGTATGCGCGCCTGTTTGCCGTCGGCGTACAAGGAAGTAGGGAGATTCGGCAGCACATAGCCGTCTTGCACCGCGAAGAACCATGTTCCCGGTTTTTTTGTCGCATCCAGCAGCTGCTGTGCGGGCATGGCGCGCAAGGCGGCCAGCGTCGGCGCGCCTGCCGATTCCGCAAAGGCGGCGCCAATCTTCTCGGCCATCGCCAGCGGCTGCGGCGCCGCGCCAAGCAGGGCGCCGCTCTCGCCGATCGCGCCGGCGATCAAATCCTTGGCCATAGGGTTGATCATCTGCGCGCTGACCGAGAATGAGCCGGCCGATTCGCCGGCGATGGTCACGCGCGACGGGTCGCCGCCGAAGGCCGAGATATTATCCTTCACCCATTTCAGCGCCGCCGCCTGGTCCATCAAGCCGTAATTGCCCGATGCCTTGTTCGGCGATTCCGCAGTTAGTTCGGGATGCGCCAGGAAGCCGAACACGTTGAGGCGGTAGTTGACGGTCAAGGTGACGATGCCTTTGGCCGCCATGCTCTCGCCGTCATAACGGGGCTCGGAGCCGTCGCCGGTGGCGAAACCACCGCCGTAGAAGTACACCAGCACCGGCAGCTTTTCTTTCGCGGATTTGGCAGGTGTCCAGACGTTCAGGTACAGGCAGTCCTCGCCCATGCCGTCGGAGCGGAACACCATGTCGCTATACAGCGGCAGCTGCATGCCGCGCGGGCCGAAATGGTCGGCCTTGCGCACGCCTTTCCACTTTTGCGCCGGCTGCGGCGCCTTCCAGCGCAAATCGCCCACCGGCGGCGCGGCGAACGGGATGCCTTTATAGGATGCCACGCCGGAGGCCTCCAGCGTGCCTTGCACCACGCCCGTGGCGGTGGTGGCGCGCGGCGCGCTGGCCGCCGCAGCGTAGGCGGTGAGGGAAGAGGTGAAAACGCCGGAGGCGACCAGCAGCAAACCGAATTTATTCATGTCTTTTTTGGCCAAAAAGGAAGGAGTGGCAACTATAGCTGGAAGCCCTTCCATTGGCGACCGATTTTCGATTTCGCGGCCGTTCGGCGAGGGTGTGATAGCGAACATACATTGCGTTTAGGCATTGTTAGGATGGCTCATCGAACTCATCAATAACGAGGCAAACATGGCAAACGCAAATCAAGTACTGGTCGTCGACGACAATATCGACGTGGTGGAGTCGTTATCGGCGCTGCTACAGTGCCACGGCTACGAGACGTCGGCCGCGCACAATGGTTACGAGGCGTGCGACTCGGTGCGCGATGCGATGCCGAAGGCGATCATCATGGATCTGGGGATGCCGTGGATGGATGGCTACGGCGCGGTGCGGGCGATACGTCGCATGCCCGGGACGCAGGCCTTGCCGATCATCGCGTTGAGCGGTTCGGCCGATAGCGAGTCGGCGCGAAAAGCTGTTGCGGCCGGGTTCACCCACCATTTTTCTAAACCGCTCAATTTCGAGCATTTGAATCAGTATCTGGCGAGTCTGAATTAATTCGCTGGCGGTCCGCAAATGGCGGATTACGCTGCGCTAATCCGCCCTACGTGATTGTGTTGTACATTGAGCATCCGATTCGTCGCGGAGACACGTAGGGCGGATTAGCCGGAACGGCGTAATCCGCCGTGATCCGCCTGCGGCTTAACGCAAGGTCTCGGTCAGCACCCGTCCCTCGGCGCCTGCCGGCGGGCGCACCCGGAGGATGTTGGCCAGGGTCGGCGCGATGTCGACCACTTCCGCGTACTGGCCGTAGTTACCAGGCTTGACCCAGCGTTTGCCCATGATCAGAAGCGGCACATTGGTGTCATACGCGTACGGCGAACCGTGCGTGGTGCCGGTGTCGCCGTAGCCGAAGTACCAGTATGGCTTGGTGACCACGATCAAATCGCCCGACGCCTCACGGTTCCACGCGCGGCGCATCAACGTCGCCATGCGCGTGCCTTGCACCGCGCCGCTTTCGAACTGCGTGCGGGTAAATACGTCGGCGATGCCTTTTTGCTGCAGCAGGAATTGCGTAGCGGCGTTTTCCACGTCCTCGCGACGCAGGCCGCTCTTGTCGATCTGCGCGTAGTCCAGGTGCACGCTAGGCAGGGACCATACGGTCAGCAGCTTGGCGCCGCCGAATTTATCCGACAGGTGCTTGCCCAGATCCTTCATCAGCTGATCGCCCTTGATGCGCTGCGCATCCAGATGACGCGATTGCGAGAATTCGGCCGTGTTGGCGAATCCGTGGTCGGCCGTCAGCACCACCAGCACATTGTCCATGCCCACCCGCTTGTCCAGATAGGTGAAGAACTGCGCCAGCATGCGGTCTACCCGCTGCAAATGGTCGTGCGACAGTTTGCTCTCCGGGCCGAAGGCGTGGTTCACATAATCGTGCGCCGACAGGCTGACGCCCAGCAGATCCGGCACGCCGGCCGGATTGCGGCCGAGGTTTTCGCCCTCGATCGCTGCTTGCGCGAAGTCCAGTGTCAATTGATCGAGGAACGGACCGGTTTTCAGGTTGTTGTAGTAGCCGGCGTCGATCTTGCCGCTCTCGCTGTAGTAAGTGTAGGGCAGGCGGTTGTGGCCACCCGGCTTGGCCGGGGTCAGTTCCTCGCTGGCGTCGCCGGCGTATGCCGCTTCCGGCAGCAGCGGCGTCCACGCCTTGCCGTAGTAGCGGTCCTGCGGCTTGGTCGCCTGGTACGCCTGCACCCAAGCCGGGTGCGATTTCATATAGAAGGTGCTGCTGGCGAAATTGCCGGTTTGTTCCATGTACATATACGCGGTGCCGGTTTTACCCGCCAGCAGAATCGCGCCGCGATCCTTGCCCGAGACGGCGACGACCTTGCTACGGTCACCGGTTGCGTAGCGCAGCTGGTCGCCCAGCGTGTCGACCCGCAGCTTGGTCGGCGCGGTGCCGTCGCTTGGATCGGTGTGCTCGCCGATGTAGGTGTAGTTGGTGTCTTCGGTGCAGTAGACCGATTTTTTGGTCACCGGGTCGATCCAGTTGTTGCCGACGATGCCGTGGACGTAGGGGTAGGCGCCGGTCAGCACGGCGCTATGGCCGATCGCGGTGACCGTCACGCCGTGCGCCTGGTGCGCGTTGCTGAACGAGGCACCCTGGTCCAGCAGCCGGCGGAAACCGCCCTCGCCGAATTGGTCGCGGTAGCGCTGCACCTGTTCATTCGGCAGCCCGTCCACCACCAGTACGACGACCAGCTTGGGCTGGGTGGCGGCGGTGGCCTTGGTGGCCTTGGCGGCCGGCGCGGCGATGGCGCCGGCGTGCAGGGCAAAACAGGTGGTCGCGATCGCGAGTACGGGCAGGGACAGTTTCTTCGTCATGTTGATTCGTCGTCAGGTGAGAGGTAGGCAAAACCGCATGGATATCGTGCGCCCCGGTATGCTACATCATTCTTGTGACTATGACATGACCGGATTGAAGGCCGGGCTATAGCGATTCACGTATATACGAGATGCCGCAACGGTCGTAGACGTCGTAAATCGTATTGAGCATATTGCGCAACTCCTCCGAGGTGTCCATCTTGCGGACGCTGAACATCACCGGAGATACCGCGTGGCGGTCGGTGAGGGCGCGGTAGGCGACGTTGTTACGCTTCATGCCTTGTACACTGTCCGGCACCACGGCCACGCCTTCGCCGGCGGCGACCAGGCCGATGGCGATCTGCAGTTCGCGCACCTCCATGATCTTGTGCGGCAGGATGGAGCGTTCGCTGAACACGCCCAGCACCTGGTCGGCGAAGCTGGGGCGCGGCGCCTTGGGATAAACGATCAGCGTTTCCATTAACAGGTCCACCAGGCTGAGAGGGGTGTCCGACAGCGCCAGCGGATGCCCAGCCGGCAGCGCGACGATCAGCCGCTCCTCACGCAGCACGATGCGGCGGATATTCGGGTCTTCGCTCTTCACCCGGCCGAAGCCGACGTCGATGATCCCTTCCTTCAGTGCCTTCAACTGCTGCATCGTCGTCATCTCGTGAAAGGTCACTTCCACCGTCGGATACTGCTCGCGGAAGTGCCGCACGATGTCCGGCAGAAGGCCGTACAAGGTCGATGCGACAAACCCCATCGACAGCGAGCGGTCGATCTTGCCCACCCGTTGCGTCATGGTTTTGAGCTCGGCCGCCTTGGCTAGCAGCTCCTGCGCGTGGGCGTGGAAGAAGGTCCCGGCCTCGGTCAGGCGCAGCGGACGCGATCCCTTTTCGATCAGTTCCACCCCTAGTTCCTCTTCCAGCTGCTGGATTTGCCGGCTTAGCGGAGGCTGGGCGATGAACAGGCGCTTGGCCGCCCGCGTGAAGTTCTTCTCCTCGGCGACGGCGACGAAATAGCGCAGGTGGCGTAGCTCCATAAACAACCCTCTTTTATACCTAATGGGTATGGAGATCATACCAACTCAGTGTTGGACGCCCCCGTTTGATGGGCATATTGTGTACCTATTCCGACTCATTATACAAATTAAATATGATCCAGAGCATAGAAGTCATCCTCGCCGACGTGCCGACGATACGCCCGCACAAGCTGTCGGTGGCGACGATGAACACGCAAACGCTGGTGCTGGTCCGGGTCCGCTGCGCCGACGGCGTCGAGGGTTGGGGCGAGGGCACCACCATCGGCGGCCTGAATTACGGCGAGGAGAGCCCGGAGAGCATCAAGGTCAATATCGACACCCATATCGCGCCGCTGCTGATCGGCATGGAGGCGAGCCAGGTGGCGAAGGCGATGGCGAAGATCCGCAAGGTCATTCAGGGCAACCGCTTCGCCAAATGCGCGATCGAAACCGCGCTGCTGGACGCGCAGGCACGCCGGCTCGGCGTCCCGCTCAGCGAGTTGCTGGGTGGCCGGGTGCGCGACGCGTTGCCCGTGGCCTGGACCCTGGCCAGCGGCGACACCGCCAAGGACATCGCCGAGGCGCAGATGATGCTGGAGTTGAGGCGTCACCGCATTTTCAAGCTGAAGATCGGCGCCCGCGCCGTCCGGGAAGACGTGGCCCACGTATTGGCGATCAAGAAGGCGCTGGGCGATGCGGTCAGCGTGCGGGTCGACGTCAACATGGCCTGGAGCGAGCTTGAAGCGGTGGAGGGGATCGCGGCGCTGGAAGCTGGCGGCGTCGATCTGATCGAGCAGCCGGTGAGGGCGGAAAACGTCGCGGCGATGGCGCGGTTGGCGCAGCGCTATGCGGTGGCGCTGATGGCCGACGAGGCGTTGCAAGGTCCGCACGATGCGCTGGCGCTGGCCAACGCCGGTGCCGCGGACGTTTTCGCGGTCAAGATCGCGCAATCGGGCGGTTTGATTCCGGCGGCGCAGGTGGCGGCGGTGGCGCAGTTGTCGGGCATCGCCCTGTATGGCGGGACGATGCTGGAAGGCGCTATCGGCACGGCCGCCTCGGCGCACCTGTTCTCGACGTTTGGCGATCTGTCGGCCGGCACCGAGTTGTTTGGGCCGCTGCTGCTGACCGAGGAATTGCTGCGAACCCCGCTGGTGTACAAGGATTTCATGTTGCAGGTGCCGACCGGCCCCGGGTTGGGTGTGGAAATCGACATCGACAAGCTCGAACGCTTGCGCCGCAAGTGATCACGTAGGGCGGATTAGCCGGAACGGCGTAATCCGCCGTCTATGCGCCGCCGACGGAGCACGTAATGGCGGATTACGCTTCGCTAATCCGCCCTACGTGGATCCTAGGTCTTTTAGATGTATTAGAGGAGACAAATATGCTGTTCCACGTCCGTATGGATGTCCAACTGCCACCGGCCATGCCGGCGGCGCAGGCGGACGAACTGAAAAAGACCGAACGCGAACTGGCGCAAAGCCTTCAGCGCAGCGGCAAATGGCGCCACCTGTGGCGCATCGCCGGGCAGTACGCCAACGTCAGCATGTTCGATGTCGACAGCGTCGACGAACTGCACGCGCTACTGACCTCGCTGCCGCTGTTCCCGTATATGCAAATCGAAGTAATGCCCATGTGCCGCCATCCGTCCTCGATCCGCGACACCGACGCCTGACCTACACGATCACACAACAAGGAGACTAGCATGACCCATAACGAAATCGACACCCTGGTAAAGAGCTGGATCATCGACACCGCCACCGGCCCGGTGAACCCGCGCGTGCAACAGGTGGTGTTCGGCCTGGTGAGCGCGCTGTGCAAAACCATCGAAGATATGGACATCCAGTCCAGCGAATTCTGGAGCGGACTGGAATATCTGCGTGAATCGGCCGTGCGCAACGAGCTTGGCCTGTTGGCGCCCGGCCTGGGACTGGAACGCTTCCTCGACATCCGCGCCGATGAAGCCGAAGCGAGGGCCGGACTGGCGGGCGGTACCCCGCGCACCATCGAAGGCCCGCTGTACGTGGCCGGGGCGCCCGAAAGCAAAGGCTTTGCGCGCCTCGACGACGGCACCGAAAGCGACAAGGCCGAAGTCCTGTTCATGCAGGGCACCGTGCGCGACGAGCAGGGTGTGCCGGTCGCCGGCGCCAAGGTCGAGGTCTGGCACTGTAACCTGATGGGCGGCTACTCGTTCTTCGACCAGACGCAATCGCCGTTCAACCTGCGCCGCACCATCATCGCCGATGGCGAGGGCCGCTACCAGTTCCGCAGCATCCTGCCGGTCGGCTACAGCTGCCCGCCGGATGGCACCACCCAGCGCCTGCTCGATCAACTGGGCCGCCACGGCCACCGCCCCGCGCACATCCACTTCTTCATCAGCGCCGAAGGCCAGCGCAAGCTGACCACCCAGATCAACATCGACGGCGACGAGTTCCTGTGGGACGATTTCGCCTTCGCCAGCCGCGAGGGCCTGGTGCCTGCCGTGCGCAAGGTGACCGAGCCGGCCGCCATCGCGGCCAAGGGGCTGGATCAGCCGTACTCCGAAATCGACTTCGATTTCCGCCTGTACGCCGAACGCCAGCAGGCGCCGGCGGCCGAAGTGCAGCGCGTGCGCGTCGCCGCCTGAGGGGAGATGCGATCATGATTCCGATTCACGTCGAGAAGAAGGCCGGGCCGAAGAACCTGGACAACTATCTGGTCGAAGACCACGAAAAGGGCGATTACCGCCTCCATCGCAGCGCCTTCACCGATCCCGAGCTGTTCGAACTGGAGATGAAGCATATCTTCGAGGGTAACTGGATTTACCTGGCCCACGAAAGCCAGATCCCGAACAACAACGATTACTACACGACGCACATCGGCCGCCAGCCGGTGTTCATCGCGCGCAATCGCCAGGGCGAGCTCAATGCCTTCATCAACGCCTGCACCCACCGTGGCGCGCAGCTGTGCCGCCACAAACGCGGCAACAAGGCCACCTACACCTGCCCGTTCCACGGCTGGACCTTCAACAACAGCGGCAAGCTGCTGAAAGTGAAGGACCCGGAAGGCGCAGGCTATCCGGATTGCTTCAACAAGGAGGGCTCGCACGACCTGAAGAAGGTCGCGCGTTTCGAGAGCTACAAGGGCTTCCTGTTCGGCAGCCTGAATGACGACGTGCTGCCGCTGGCCGAGTTCCTGGGCGAGGCGGGCAAGATCATCGACATGATCGTCAACCAGTCGGCCGACGGGTTGGAAGTGTTGCGCGGTTCGTCCACCTACACCTTCGAGGGCAACTGGAAACTGCAGGCAGAGAATGGCGCCGATGGCTATCACGTCTCGGCGGTGCACTGGAACTATGCGGCCACCACCAACCGCCGCAAGGACCTGAACGAAGTCCGGCCGGACAATATCCGCGCCATGGACGCCGGCAATTGGGGGAAGCAGGGTGGCGGCTTCTATGCCTTCGATCATGGCCACCTGCTGTTGTGGACCCAGTGGGCCAATCCGCAGGACCGGCCCAACTATCCGAAGCGCGCCGAATACGCCGAGCAGTTCGGCGGCGCCACGGCCGACTGGATGATCGAGCGCTCGCGCAATTTATGCCTGTACCCGAATGTGTACCTGATGGACCAATTCGGCTCGCAAATCCGTTTGCTGCGCCCGATCTCTGTCGACAAGACCGAGGTGACGATCTACTGCATCGCGCCGAAGGGCGAATCCGACGAGGCGCGCGCGCGGCGCATCCGCCAGTACGAGGACTTCTTCAACGTCAGCGGCATGGCCACGCCGGACGATCTGGAGGAATTCCGCGCCTGCCAGCAAGGCTACAACGGCCGCGCGCTGGAATGGAACGACATGTGCCGGGGCTCGACGCACTGGGTACAGGGCGCCGACGCGGCAGCCAGGGAAATCGGCCTGGCGCCCGTCCTGAGCGGCGTCAAGACCGAGGACGAGGGCTTGTACACAATCCAGCACCGTTATTGGCTGGACGTGATGAAAAAGGCGATCAAGGCCGAAGGAGAGGCGGCATGATCGACAAAATCAGCGCCTTCCTCTACAAGGAAAGCCGTCTGCTGGACGACAAGCAGTGGGACGAGTGGCTGGAATGCTACCACCCGGACGCGCAGTTCTGGATGCCGGCGTGGGACGACGACGATGAATTGGTCAGCGATCCGCAGCGCGAGATCTCGCTGATCTACTATCCGACCCGCCAGGGCCTGGAGGACCGCGTGTTCCGCATCAAGACCGAGCGCTCCAGCGCCACGATGCCGGACACCCGCACCAGCCACAATATCGCCAACGTGGAAATCGAGTCCTGCGAGGATGGCCGCTACACGGTGCGCTTCAACTGGCACACGCTGAGCCATCGTTACAAGACGGACTTCAGCTACTTCGGCATGTCGCGCTACGTCATCGATTTTTCCGGCGAGCGCCCGCTGATACTCAATAAGTACGTGGTGCTCAAAAACGATTACATCAACCAGGTGATCGACATCTACCACTTATAACACCAGGAGACGACGATGAGCTACAACATCGCCCTGCAGTTCGAGGACGGGGTGACCCGCTTCATTTCATGCAACGAGAATGAAAAGCTGGCCGACGCGGCCTACCGGCAGAAGGTCAACATTCCGCTGGATTGCCGCGACGGCGCCTGCGGCACCTGCCGTGGCTTCTGCGAGTCCGGCCGCTACGACATGCCGGAATCGAGCTATATCGAGGACGCGCTGGAGCCGGAAGACGCGGCGAAGGGCCACGTGCTGGCGTGCCAGATGAAGCCGACGTCGGACTGCGTGGTGCGCATCCCGGCCACGTCGGCCGCCTGCAAGACGGGCGTGTCGCGCTACACCGGCAACCTCGGTGAGGTGAAGCAGCTTTCCAGCACCACCATCGGCTTCTCTATCAAACTGGATGCGGCGGCCAGCCTGGACTTCCTGTCCGGCCAATACGTCAATGTCGACGTGCCGGGCACCACGCTGACGCGTTCCTATTCCTTCAGCTCCCCACCGGGCGGTCGGCAGGTCGATTTCGTCGTTCGCAATGTGCCGAACGGCCGTATGAGCGAGTTCCTGTCGCACCAGGCCACGGCCGGGCAGGCGATCAGCTTCTCCGGGCCGTATGGTAGCTTCTATCTGCGCGAGGTGGCGCGGCCCTTGCTGCTGCTGGCCGGTGGCACCGGCATCGCGCCGTTCCTGTCGATGCTGGCGGTGCTGGCGGCGTCTGGCTTCACCCAGCCGGTGCGCATGGTGTTCGGCGTGACCAACG is part of the Oxalobacteraceae bacterium OTU3CAMAD1 genome and encodes:
- a CDS encoding response regulator — encoded protein: MANANQVLVVDDNIDVVESLSALLQCHGYETSAAHNGYEACDSVRDAMPKAIIMDLGMPWMDGYGAVRAIRRMPGTQALPIIALSGSADSESARKAVAAGFTHHFSKPLNFEHLNQYLASLN
- a CDS encoding carboxylesterase family protein is translated as MNKFGLLLVASGVFTSSLTAYAAAASAPRATTATGVVQGTLEASGVASYKGIPFAAPPVGDLRWKAPQPAQKWKGVRKADHFGPRGMQLPLYSDMVFRSDGMGEDCLYLNVWTPAKSAKEKLPVLVYFYGGGFATGDGSEPRYDGESMAAKGIVTLTVNYRLNVFGFLAHPELTAESPNKASGNYGLMDQAAALKWVKDNISAFGGDPSRVTIAGESAGSFSVSAQMINPMAKDLIAGAIGESGALLGAAPQPLAMAEKIGAAFAESAGAPTLAALRAMPAQQLLDATKKPGTWFFAVQDGYVLPNLPTSLYADGKQARIPLLAGWNSQEGHYKQILGDSEPTTENFAAALQKLYGDQAAAAQQAYSGDVAQAATALASDRFINYGTWKWIDTHARTSGKPVYRYYYSRPRPGDQGAAHSAEIEYAMGNLNLNKVYAWTDEDRALSTVMQGYFANFIKTGNPNGAGLPEWPQASSGAGSRVMHLDATSRAVTANDDARFQFQDAQMQKKH
- a CDS encoding M1 family metallopeptidase gives rise to the protein MRKTFGFVAICLTVSAFAAEPFDDKFRQLDEVLPSANTYRTASGAPGAAYWQQRADYTIRATLDEAKRSLTGSEQIRYHNKSPDTLSYLWVQLDQNIYKKDSDARMMMTQPSREAWTKPPTPDDGYKFEGLRGVLAGRDFDGGFKIKSVSAGGQPLKYVINRTMMRIDLPTPLKPGQSYAFNIDWSYNINEQKVLGGRSGYESFEEDKNDLFEIAQWFPRMAAYYDVTGWQHKQFLGAGEFTLEFGDYDVQLTVPADHVVASTGDLQNPGEVLSAAQRDRLSKAKTATKPVLIVTQEEAEKAEKSVSTATKTWHYKAANVRDFAWASSRKFIWDAQGYKKDGSNVMAMSYYPKEGNPLWGQYSTQAIIHTIEQYNKYSFDYPYPTAISVNGPVGGMEYPMISFNGPRPTKDKKTGALTWSQQTKYGLIGVIIHEVGHNYYPMIINSDERQWTWMDEGLNTFVQYLAEQAWEQDYPSRRGEPRNIVDYMRSQNQVPIMTNSESLLQFGNNAYAKPATALNILRETILGRELFDYAFKEYANRWKFKRPTPADFFRTMEDASGTDLDWFWRGWFYTTDAVDISVDGISEYGVSTKDPEKEKAWKKAQKEAEPVSVSQRLNKAMPKRLDSHPELKDFYNEHDEFTVTNKDRNSYAEAIEKLEPWEKKLLDQGKHLYLVDFSNIGGLVMPLVLEIELKSGKKYIERVPAEVWRFSPKKITKLIVTDEPMVGLVQDPYWETADIDTSNNAWPRKPTQSRVELFKTERDRNNLMRDFNTPLKGKDDKSGKETGDKDAAGE
- a CDS encoding alkaline phosphatase family protein, with the translated sequence MTKKLSLPVLAIATTCFALHAGAIAAPAAKATKATAATQPKLVVVLVVDGLPNEQVQRYRDQFGEGGFRRLLDQGASFSNAHQAHGVTVTAIGHSAVLTGAYPYVHGIVGNNWIDPVTKKSVYCTEDTNYTYIGEHTDPSDGTAPTKLRVDTLGDQLRYATGDRSKVVAVSGKDRGAILLAGKTGTAYMYMEQTGNFASSTFYMKSHPAWVQAYQATKPQDRYYGKAWTPLLPEAAYAGDASEELTPAKPGGHNRLPYTYYSESGKIDAGYYNNLKTGPFLDQLTLDFAQAAIEGENLGRNPAGVPDLLGVSLSAHDYVNHAFGPESKLSHDHLQRVDRMLAQFFTYLDKRVGMDNVLVVLTADHGFANTAEFSQSRHLDAQRIKGDQLMKDLGKHLSDKFGGAKLLTVWSLPSVHLDYAQIDKSGLRREDVENAATQFLLQQKGIADVFTRTQFESGAVQGTRMATLMRRAWNREASGDLIVVTKPYWYFGYGDTGTTHGSPYAYDTNVPLLIMGKRWVKPGNYGQYAEVVDIAPTLANILRVRPPAGAEGRVLTETLR
- a CDS encoding LysR substrate-binding domain-containing protein, whose amino-acid sequence is MELRHLRYFVAVAEEKNFTRAAKRLFIAQPPLSRQIQQLEEELGVELIEKGSRPLRLTEAGTFFHAHAQELLAKAAELKTMTQRVGKIDRSLSMGFVASTLYGLLPDIVRHFREQYPTVEVTFHEMTTMQQLKALKEGIIDVGFGRVKSEDPNIRRIVLREERLIVALPAGHPLALSDTPLSLVDLLMETLIVYPKAPRPSFADQVLGVFSERSILPHKIMEVRELQIAIGLVAAGEGVAVVPDSVQGMKRNNVAYRALTDRHAVSPVMFSVRKMDTSEELRNMLNTIYDVYDRCGISYIRESL